AGGATCAGATCGGCGACCAGAAACCCGACGGCAGACGCCAGCAACAGCCCCGTCATGCTGTCCCAGCCAAGCGACGCGGCATCCTGTGCCAGGAGGGCTGTGAACATCGCGACCGCGACTGGGTATCCCTTTGGGTTGGTGATACCGAAAATGATGCCGCGCCGCCACGGGTGGAGGACGGTCATGCTCACCGCACCATCGACCTTGCGCTTTGCCGTCACGGCGCGAATACCAAGCCAGAACAGGTAGACCCCGCAAATCATCGCCAGAATATCAAACACCATCGGATCAAGGACACGGGACCCGATGATCGCCACCAGCGCCAGACTGGCCCACATGATGTCCCCGGCAAAATGCCCGAACAGGAAACCGGCACTTGCCTTTCGCCCCTGTGCGGCACCAATGCCCAGCATCGCCAAAAAGGCCGGGCCGGGTGTCAAGGTATAGATGGCGGCCGCGACC
The Thalassospira xiamenensis M-5 = DSM 17429 DNA segment above includes these coding regions:
- a CDS encoding LysE family translocator, producing the protein MEISMLIGAMVAAAIYTLTPGPAFLAMLGIGAAQGRKASAGFLFGHFAGDIMWASLALVAIIGSRVLDPMVFDILAMICGVYLFWLGIRAVTAKRKVDGAVSMTVLHPWRRGIIFGITNPKGYPVAVAMFTALLAQDAASLGWDSMTGLLLASAVGFLVADLILIWIVGLGVLRRMYQRHEIWIVRATGVLFIGFAVQAIANALPNLGHSFAHGFSTLRKP